The Oncorhynchus mykiss isolate Arlee chromosome 17, USDA_OmykA_1.1, whole genome shotgun sequence genomic interval GGTGTCACTGTGTCCTCGCGCTCCATCCGCACGCTGACGCATGATCACTAGCAGTGATGTTTACTCAAAACACAGGATTCCGCTGTCATATGATATCACACTAACAACACCTTCCTCCACTCCCCAACTACACATGATATGATAGAAAAGCTTTATACTGATAGAAGGCTATGTTATTGAAAGCACCTGTTCCAAAATGGAAGAGTGGCTAAATTGGGCATAGCCTACCTCTTGGTGTTATCACTCTTCAAGTTGATCTGTCTCAATAACATATGTttcaatatgcagaaatcgctctgccatttcctggttgttaaAATCCTTATAGCCTAATTTTAGTTTGTGACAAAAACAAGCAATTGTATCATCTAAACTGCTATGAAATATGTTTTCAATAACCACAAATATTGTTTTTTCAGTTGTTTAAAGCGGGTGTGCAAAACCGAAAATAAAATACAcgaaaactaaacttaagaacaggaagcatagaagtAGTGCACATGGAACAGATCtatcgcttcttagacttgctttcaatgaaaatGACAGATCTGTAACTCAGATCGGTCGTCCATCAATATTGATCCATCAATGATCATCACATGGGCTGACATTGGTTATTTTACCCTATAGGCTAACTATTAACCTTAGGCTAAAGCCAATGTTAACTGGTCAATAGTTTACTGCTTAGTCTATCTTACCATTGACTATGAACCCCAGCCCCTTTCGTTTTTTCTATATCGTTTTAACAGTTTTATAATGGTTGGTGGGACAATAAATGGTGCTTGAAATGGGTTGGTTCGTGAACGGAATGGAGTTGGCGCGCGCCAAGTAAATAAAAAGCCTGTGTTTAATTTCCACGTGGTGTAGGCTCCGGGTGCTGCTATAGCAACCCAGTTCTGGGAGGTTGGGGTTATAAATAGAGGGCGTGGCAGAACTGAGTTTGGAGCGGCCAACAGTAGCATAGTAGGGCGATAGTCTCCACTGATAGAACCgacagcggcagcaggagcagcagccacAGGATAACGTGATTACGGATCTATTAGCTCTCAGCTATTGAGACAGACTTAGATACAGAGCTGTGCAGAGGAAAACTGACTGTGAAACCTTAGCTCGCGCTCGTCCATGGAACACAGAAGAGATGCGTGAGAAGCCAGCGGATTCGGGTAACTGACCTGCATGAAGAAGTTGCTCACTGTCCATTCTATTGTCGGCTACTCAAAAGGACCCAAGTGACACAGCACAATGCTTGAGGTAAGAGTTATATTTAGTGTGTACCTGCTATATTCTTGGAAAGTATAACTATAGAGTTATGTTGTATTTGTGTAAATTGACAGTTAAGGCATCTCCAGTTCCTGCTAAAATTCTTACTTCTGCACCTCCTATTTTTCAGATGAAGTGACAATCAGCTGTATTCAACCTAAACTGTTCTTGATCGACCAACATGCAATGGAGCGAAAAATAACTAAAACACTGAAGAGTCCCACACCCTCACTTTCCAGTCTTCCAGTTGCAAACTACATGGTCTCCTGGATGACATTTGCTGACCTTACATGATTGGATCCCTGAGGATCTAAGGAGAATCAATGGCGGGGTGGGATAACATGACGAACGTGACCAATGAGACTCTTACAAGCACGACCATCATGAGCAACATGACCAATGAGACCATCCTTTGGGGTCCGCCCTATAGCCTCCAGATCTCGTTGCCCCTAACGATCCTGGTCGGGATGCTCATCCTATTGACAGTCTTCGGCAACGTCTTAGTGGTCATCGCTGTGTTTACTAGCCGGGCCCTGAAGGCCCCTCAGAACCTCTTCCTGGTTTCGTTGGCGTCGGCGGACATTTTGGTTGCGACCCTGGTCATTCCCTTCTCCCTGGCCAACGAACTCATGGGCTACTGGTACTTTGGTAAAGTCTGGTGCGAGATCTACCTTGCACTGGACGTTCTCTTCTGTACGGCATCCATCGCCCATCTGTGTGCCATTAGTCTGGACAGGTACTGGTCAATCACCAAGGCCATCGAGTACAACCTGAAACGGACACCGCGCAGGATCAAGTGCATCATCGTCATCGTGTGGGTCATCGCCGCGGTGATCTCGTTCCCGCCCCTCATcagcatggagaaggagagcgatAAAGAGGAGGGGCCGGTGTGTAAGATCAACGAAGACAAGTGGTACATGATCTCGTCCAGTATCGGCTCGTTCTTCGTGCCCTGCATCATCATGATCCTCGTTTACATCCGGATCTATCAGATCGCTAAGAAACGGACGCGGGTACCACCGGGCGACCGGAAACCCAAAATGGCGGCCTCAGTGTCGCCGGTGACGGGCAAGAAGGAGAACGGAGCTGGGGGAGTCGGAGGTGACCAACACGCTTGTCACGAGAAGCTCAACGGAGagcaaggagacagagagggggatgaaCACAGAGGAGAGGACGAGAAAGAAGGGGAGATAAACGGCGTGGACATGGAGGACTCCTCATCGTCTGACCACCAGGTCAACAACCCCTGTTCTATCAAGAAGAAGAAACACACGGCTAAAACCAAACTGAGCCAGATCAAACCAGGAGTGGACCACCCGGCGCTGCCTAAACTGGTGGTGAGACAGAGCTCTAAGGGGAGTCGATGGAAGGGGAGACAGAACAGGGAGAAACGTTTCACCTTCGTCTTGGCTGTGGTCATTGGAGTTTTTGTTGTTTGCTGGTTCCCCTTCTTCTTTACCTACACTCTGACGGCGCTCTGTGACTCGTGTTACATACCTGACACACTGTTTAAATTCTTCTTCTGGTTCggctactgtaacagttcagccAATCCCATTATCTATACAATCTTCAACAATGACTTCCGAAGATCTTTTAAAAAGATCCTCTGCAGGGATAACCGTAGAATGGTATGATTAGACTTGGGACTTTTTGgttgtttgtatgttttttttaaaaatataaattgttATCGTGCATGGTCGGATCCGTGGCTTTAAACAAATAATGTACCTGTGACAAAACATCTACATGTTTTATGTTGCAAAGGCTTTTTGGGGAAAGACTAAAACCCACTAAAAGCATCAAAATGTTGTTTTTCCAAAAGGTCGGCAGCACTACGCCACACCACAGCTTGGAAACAAACTATCCTGTGAATACAGACTTTAAAAAAGCTCAACCATTCCAGCCACGTTCATTCAACCAATGTTTTTCTACAGTTTTGTGAATGTTTGAATCACAATATTGGATAAACGTGGCCAGGAGTATGATACTATATGTAGTATTTTATGATATGATGTTGAAATAATTGTCTCTTTCTGAGCCACCTTGGTGTGTTCTATTCATTGTTATTGAAACACACGGCCATTTCATATGATATCAAGCTACAACTGGGAGAATGGGTTACCATAGTTATGTTAAAGAATAAACATCTCCCAATGACCATTGTCATGGTTTCTGAACTCTTATATGAAGGTCAACTCTGAGATGACAGCATCACAATAGTATACGTggtcacacgcacacaaacacacacacacatacacacacacacacacacacacacacacacacacacacagagcagtgtTACTTctgatgaaaataataataatgcctTAAGTTCATAGCTAGGGAGAGAACACAGACAATGGGATCGGGAGAAAGAAGTGAGACTGATCATTGTTCATGAAAGAGCTGAAAGACACTGCTTCAGTGTGAGGACAGGGAATATAGTGTGTCATTTCAGAAGTAGCACACTGTATAAGGAATAGCGTTCCATTTTGAACATAGCCTAGCAGCTGTAATCAAAGGAACAATGTTAATTCCCAGTCTGTTCAgactgacacacgcacacacacacacactggtagtTAGGCAGTTATAGAGCAGGTCTCATCCATGTTGCAGAGTAACGTATCATTTAGAGTTCCACGTACCGCCGCCTCACGCATCATTAAACCCAGGATGTGGATCTAGCTGGCTCATCAAACCAGAACCTGATAGACTGGTCATGGGCAgaacactcacaaacaaacacacactctctctcgctctctctgactaCTGAGCTCACATTTAAAGAAGACATCAAATGAATGTTAGTCTAACCCTAGCTATGAATGTTAGTCTAGCCCTGGCTATGAATGTTAGTCTAGCCCTAGCTATGAATGTTAGTCTAGCCTTAGCTATGAATGTTAGTCTAGCCCTAGCTAGGAATGTTAGTCTAGCCCTAGTTATGCTAGTCTAGCACTAGCTATGAATGTTAGTCTAGCCCTAGTTAAGTTAGTCTAGCCTTAGCTATGAATGTTAGTCTAGCCCTAGCTATGAATGTTAGTCTAGACCTATCTATGAATGTTAGTCTAGCCCTAGTTATGTTAGTTTAGCCCTAGCTATGAATGTTAGTCTAGCCCTAGCTATGAATGTTAGTCTAGCCCTAGTTATGTTAGTCTAGCCCTAGCTATGAATGTTAGTCTAGACCTAGCTATGAATGTTAGTCTTGCCCTAGTTATGATAGTTTAGCCCTAGCTAAGAATGTTAGTCTATACCTAGCTCATAGAGGAGCACAGCATGGTTTTTAAATGCCAATATCGTCTGTGTGAAGATATTGGCTATGTTCCCTCATTTTCAGGCAGAGAAACAGACCATAGACCTTTTTTGTAGATTTTTTACTCCAAACAAACCACCACGCTCTGTGTTCGTTCACTTGGGCCACATAACAAGAACCTCATATGAATCAGCTCAACTAACAGACCTGCTGGTAAGTCTACAGCCCtccctacacacgcacacacacacacacacacacacacacacacacacacacacacacacacacacacacacacacacacacacacacacacacacacacacacacacacacacacacacacacacacacccccctcaTGGTAATAGATCAACAAACCTGAGTGCTCATTTGTCACCAAGAAGGCCCAACCAATCAAAATAAAGGAATCAATGTCACCCTCTTTCCTGCCATCTCGGACATATCAATTGAAGTTAGGAGGAGATGCTGTGGAGCTGGAATCACATTTGACCTGACTGCCTCACTGGTGATGTCATAATACCGTATAGTGGAGGAGGGAAATGATGATGAATCCAACACACCTGCGTAATATTCTGACCTCCAGTGCACTTTCAGCAAAAAACATCAGCTTTTTCAAGGGGCCTACCCAAACATACCAAACAATATCATCGGGGCAGAATAGGGCAATATGATTATGGGCATTGGTGTGATGACGAATTGTACAAAGC includes:
- the LOC110485625 gene encoding alpha-2A adrenergic receptor-like: MAGWDNMTNVTNETLTSTTIMSNMTNETILWGPPYSLQISLPLTILVGMLILLTVFGNVLVVIAVFTSRALKAPQNLFLVSLASADILVATLVIPFSLANELMGYWYFGKVWCEIYLALDVLFCTASIAHLCAISLDRYWSITKAIEYNLKRTPRRIKCIIVIVWVIAAVISFPPLISMEKESDKEEGPVCKINEDKWYMISSSIGSFFVPCIIMILVYIRIYQIAKKRTRVPPGDRKPKMAASVSPVTGKKENGAGGVGGDQHACHEKLNGEQGDREGDEHRGEDEKEGEINGVDMEDSSSSDHQVNNPCSIKKKKHTAKTKLSQIKPGVDHPALPKLVVRQSSKGSRWKGRQNREKRFTFVLAVVIGVFVVCWFPFFFTYTLTALCDSCYIPDTLFKFFFWFGYCNSSANPIIYTIFNNDFRRSFKKILCRDNRRMV